In the genome of Gadus morhua chromosome 12, gadMor3.0, whole genome shotgun sequence, one region contains:
- the clcc1 gene encoding chloride channel CLIC-like protein 1 isoform X2, with protein MSQFRVGLRLVVLMCSLAALVRTEEEWLDPYDMLNYDAGTKTMKKQSEPTTYPNVPTKRREHAAEDMDCSSQVSALKTEVEDLRKSIASISQQPTCSPVFRRFLTRFLMLINKVGLPTDNTDSFYNAKVKVTRQGVAEIQKFLESGESWRQGAMDDVLSQLLIDVKPLDFEAWKWRFEDVFGVEIDTVLKVFLCVLVIAAVICTQLWAVVSWFVQFKRMFAVCFLVSIVWNWFYLYKIEFAQHQSRLAKMDTAYEKCTGMKKIDWTDNLKEWYRTTWTLQDDPCNEYYKDLMVSPFLLVPPSKAFSVTITTFFTEPLKHIGQGISEFLRALLKDLPITLQLPVLITIVLSILVVMYGGVQAMFQHGIMGPLRLRDPPLPPAGAQPQLAQCQPAQPPPAQVQPAQPPPAYLMSPEPQGAGDAPLQRRRVRGANGAVRRRRVQRPRGAEAAAVAAPPRVPVETLGDEGYSQDETDPVEPSVQLSAGEPHALGDGDSEEYEGEGEEVDEADEEETLRGATPRTVAHDATKQAEAEAKPSDAKPTVPRAKRQDNVTQGGRGVTTDDRNPAGLPGATREQSFIVLPEFSSIETVCSPVQETSPTL; from the exons ATGTCACAATTCCGTGTGGGACTGCGCCTCGTCGTCCTCATGTGCAGTCTGGCTGCACTTGTACGGACAGAAGAGGAATGGCTTGACCCCTACGATATGTTGAACTACGATGCAGGCACGAAAACTATGAAAAAACAATCAGAG CCAACAACGTATCCCAACGTTCCCACTAAAAGAAGGGAACATGCCGCAGAAGATATGGATTGTAGCAGTCAAGTTTCAGCGTTAAAAACAGAG GTTGAAGATCTGCGGAAGAGCATTGCATCCATCTCACAGCAGCCCACATGCAGCCCTGTTTTTAGGAGATTCCTGACCAGGTTTCTGATGCTGATCAACAAAGTTGGCTTG CCCACAGACAACACGGATAGCTTCTATAACGCTAAAGTGAAAGTCACCAGACAGGGTGTCGCAGAGATCCAGAAGTTTCTGGAGTCGGGTGAGAGCTGGCGGCAAGGGGCAATGGACGACGTGCTCAGCCAACTGTTGATAGACGTGAAACCTTTGGACTTCGAGGCCTGGAAGTGGCGTTTTGAGGACGTCTTCGGAGTGGAAATTGATACTGTCTTGAAA GTGTTTCTCTGCGTCCTCGTCATAGCGGCGGTCATCTGCACTCAGCTGTGGGCCGTGGTCTCCTGGTTCGTCCAGTTCAAACGGATGTTCGCAGTCTGTTTCCTCGTCAGCATTGTGTGGAACTGGTTCTATCTGTACAAG ATTGAATTTGCCCAGCACCAGAGCCGACTCGCGAAGATGGACACGGCGTATGAGAAATGCACTGGAATGAAGAAAATCGACTGGACTGATAATTTAAAAG AATGGTACAGGACTACCTGGACTCTGCAGGATGACCCCTGCAATGAGTATTATAAAGACCTCATGGTCAGTCCATTCCTACTGGTGCCTCCATCGAAG GCCTTCTCGGTCACCATCACCACCTTCTTCACAGAGCCCCTGAAGCACATCGGCCAGGGCATCAGTGAGTTCCTCCGTGCCCTCCTGAAGGACCTGCCCATCACCCTGCAGTTACCCGTCCTCATCACCATCGTGCTCTCTATCCTG GTGGTCATGTATGGAGGGGTGCAGGCAATGTTCCAGCACGGTATAATGGGACCCCTGCGTCTTCGggaccctcccctccctccggcTGGGGCTCAGCCACAACTTGCCCAGTGTCAACCCGCTCAGCCACCACCGGCCCAGGTTCAACCCGCGCAGCCACCCCCGGCCTATCTTATGAGCCCGGAGCCTCAAGGAGCTGGCGACGCCCCACTGCAGCGACGGCGGGTGCGAGGTGCAAATGGCGCCGTGCGTCGTCGGAGAGTCCAGAGACCCAGAGGAGCGGAGGCGGCCGCAGTAGCAGCCCCCCCCAGGGTGCCCGTGGAGACCCTAGGAGACGAGGGTTACAGCCAAGACGAGACGGACCCCGTAGAGCCGTCGGTGCAGTTGTCCGCCGGGGAGCCTCACGCCCTTGGGGACGGGGATTCAGAAGAgtatgagggggagggggaggaggtggacgaggcggacgaggaggagacGCTACGAGGAGCTACGCCGAGGACTGTAGCTCACGATGCCACCAAACAAGCTGAGGCTGAGGCTAAACCCTCGGACGCCAAGCCGACCGTGCCCCGAGCCAAACGTCAGGACAATGTGACgcagggaggcagaggagttaCAACGGATGACCGCAATCCAGCCGGACTACCAGGAGCTACAAGAGAACAG TCATTCATCGTGCTCCCTGAATTCTCCTCTATTGAAACTGTGTGCAGCCCGGTGCAAGAGACGTCTCCTACGCTATAG
- the clcc1 gene encoding chloride channel CLIC-like protein 1 isoform X1 has translation MSQFRVGLRLVVLMCSLAALVRTEEEWLDPYDMLNYDAGTKTMKKQSEPTTYPNVPTKRREHAAEDMDCSSQVSALKTEVEDLRKSIASISQQPTCSPVFRRFLTRFLMLINKVGLPTDNTDSFYNAKVKVTRQGVAEIQKFLESGESWRQGAMDDVLSQLLIDVKPLDFEAWKWRFEDVFGVEIDTVLKVFLCVLVIAAVICTQLWAVVSWFVQFKRMFAVCFLVSIVWNWFYLYKIEFAQHQSRLAKMDTAYEKCTGMKKIDWTDNLKEWYRTTWTLQDDPCNEYYKDLMVSPFLLVPPSKAFSVTITTFFTEPLKHIGQGISEFLRALLKDLPITLQLPVLITIVLSILVVMYGGVQAMFQHGIMGPLRLRDPPLPPAGAQPQLAQCQPAQPPPAQVQPAQPPPAYLMSPEPQGAGDAPLQRRRVRGANGAVRRRRVQRPRGAEAAAVAAPPRVPVETLGDEGYSQDETDPVEPSVQLSAGEPHALGDGDSEEYEGEGEEVDEADEEETLRGATPRTVAHDATKQAEAEAKPSDAKPTVPRAKRQDNVTQGGRGVTTDDRNPAGLPGATREQVISNGPVGRVVSLGAGSASSSNAGRRLSGECAREQAASS, from the exons ATGTCACAATTCCGTGTGGGACTGCGCCTCGTCGTCCTCATGTGCAGTCTGGCTGCACTTGTACGGACAGAAGAGGAATGGCTTGACCCCTACGATATGTTGAACTACGATGCAGGCACGAAAACTATGAAAAAACAATCAGAG CCAACAACGTATCCCAACGTTCCCACTAAAAGAAGGGAACATGCCGCAGAAGATATGGATTGTAGCAGTCAAGTTTCAGCGTTAAAAACAGAG GTTGAAGATCTGCGGAAGAGCATTGCATCCATCTCACAGCAGCCCACATGCAGCCCTGTTTTTAGGAGATTCCTGACCAGGTTTCTGATGCTGATCAACAAAGTTGGCTTG CCCACAGACAACACGGATAGCTTCTATAACGCTAAAGTGAAAGTCACCAGACAGGGTGTCGCAGAGATCCAGAAGTTTCTGGAGTCGGGTGAGAGCTGGCGGCAAGGGGCAATGGACGACGTGCTCAGCCAACTGTTGATAGACGTGAAACCTTTGGACTTCGAGGCCTGGAAGTGGCGTTTTGAGGACGTCTTCGGAGTGGAAATTGATACTGTCTTGAAA GTGTTTCTCTGCGTCCTCGTCATAGCGGCGGTCATCTGCACTCAGCTGTGGGCCGTGGTCTCCTGGTTCGTCCAGTTCAAACGGATGTTCGCAGTCTGTTTCCTCGTCAGCATTGTGTGGAACTGGTTCTATCTGTACAAG ATTGAATTTGCCCAGCACCAGAGCCGACTCGCGAAGATGGACACGGCGTATGAGAAATGCACTGGAATGAAGAAAATCGACTGGACTGATAATTTAAAAG AATGGTACAGGACTACCTGGACTCTGCAGGATGACCCCTGCAATGAGTATTATAAAGACCTCATGGTCAGTCCATTCCTACTGGTGCCTCCATCGAAG GCCTTCTCGGTCACCATCACCACCTTCTTCACAGAGCCCCTGAAGCACATCGGCCAGGGCATCAGTGAGTTCCTCCGTGCCCTCCTGAAGGACCTGCCCATCACCCTGCAGTTACCCGTCCTCATCACCATCGTGCTCTCTATCCTG GTGGTCATGTATGGAGGGGTGCAGGCAATGTTCCAGCACGGTATAATGGGACCCCTGCGTCTTCGggaccctcccctccctccggcTGGGGCTCAGCCACAACTTGCCCAGTGTCAACCCGCTCAGCCACCACCGGCCCAGGTTCAACCCGCGCAGCCACCCCCGGCCTATCTTATGAGCCCGGAGCCTCAAGGAGCTGGCGACGCCCCACTGCAGCGACGGCGGGTGCGAGGTGCAAATGGCGCCGTGCGTCGTCGGAGAGTCCAGAGACCCAGAGGAGCGGAGGCGGCCGCAGTAGCAGCCCCCCCCAGGGTGCCCGTGGAGACCCTAGGAGACGAGGGTTACAGCCAAGACGAGACGGACCCCGTAGAGCCGTCGGTGCAGTTGTCCGCCGGGGAGCCTCACGCCCTTGGGGACGGGGATTCAGAAGAgtatgagggggagggggaggaggtggacgaggcggacgaggaggagacGCTACGAGGAGCTACGCCGAGGACTGTAGCTCACGATGCCACCAAACAAGCTGAGGCTGAGGCTAAACCCTCGGACGCCAAGCCGACCGTGCCCCGAGCCAAACGTCAGGACAATGTGACgcagggaggcagaggagttaCAACGGATGACCGCAATCCAGCCGGACTACCAGGAGCTACAAGAGAACAGGTGATTTCCAATGGCCCTGTTGGTCGCGTCGTGTCACTAGGGGCTGGATCGGCTTCCAGCTCAAATGCGGGGAGACGCCTGTCGGGTGAATGTGCCCGAGAGCAGGCTGCGTCATCGTAA